Proteins encoded in a region of the Streptomyces sp. NBC_01471 genome:
- a CDS encoding PqqD family protein yields the protein MLRRPDHVRTAAIGHGTTAVLNLRTGKWVWMDEDTRRIWEAALTAGSSIRILIDTIAARGHNPMQVQEAVAATMATLHDHGLLTEHRATPRRRTLRQVITCR from the coding sequence ATGCTGAGACGACCGGACCACGTCCGTACGGCCGCCATCGGACACGGCACCACGGCGGTGCTGAACCTCCGGACCGGGAAATGGGTGTGGATGGACGAGGACACCCGCCGCATCTGGGAAGCGGCCCTGACCGCCGGAAGCTCGATCCGCATCCTGATCGACACCATCGCGGCCCGGGGGCACAACCCGATGCAGGTACAGGAAGCGGTGGCCGCGACCATGGCCACGCTCCACGATCACGGGCTGCTCACCGAACACCGGGCGACGCCCCGGCGCCGGACGCTGCGGCAGGTGATCACATGCCGCTGA
- a CDS encoding lasso peptide biosynthesis B2 protein: MAERHNTAPAPPLVLRALAVLALALAVPAHRLPLVWLMRATRLLARFPPADTAFAREVHRAVLAVRPAWWGGRLACMEVSLATVIALRVCGHRVHWVLGARALPNEAHAWVQGKGYTLGLEEDDPVRPWAAVLITPDITRTGE; this comes from the coding sequence ATGGCCGAACGCCATAACACGGCACCCGCCCCTCCACTGGTCTTGCGTGCTCTGGCAGTCCTCGCCCTGGCCCTTGCGGTCCCCGCTCATCGCCTGCCGCTGGTCTGGCTGATGCGGGCCACCAGGCTGCTGGCGCGCTTCCCGCCGGCGGACACCGCCTTCGCCCGAGAAGTACACCGGGCAGTGCTGGCTGTGCGCCCGGCGTGGTGGGGCGGACGACTCGCCTGCATGGAGGTGTCACTGGCCACCGTGATCGCCCTGAGGGTGTGCGGACACCGGGTCCACTGGGTACTCGGCGCCCGGGCGCTTCCCAACGAGGCACACGCCTGGGTCCAGGGAAAGGGCTACACGCTCGGGCTGGAGGAGGACGATCCGGTGCGCCCATGGGCCGCCGTTCTCATCACACCGGACATCACCCGCACAGGTGAATGA
- a CDS encoding ABC transporter ATP-binding protein: MTTPAPATGAPPVMRLKVDPHHTTAASISTWAIARRLPTALRSAARLGWAADRRALIMMGCAQIATALLAAVALAATTTVVQHALDILNAFSDGRPVNALASAAIPSLVIVTAALIGRSLTDATAQGAAARLGPKAAREADIQVLAAAAAAELSAYEHPGFEDSLDAAGRGAESCQELLQDAQSMVSALAQIAAAATVLCSLHPALLGLLVLAAVPRGIAAVKAARIEHAAAHDTLSDNRLRSTLRSYSTTRSTAAEIRACGMGPFLSERYGQVSDRLESEALSAALRALRVRLGGDAVSSLAMIAAWAMLGVLVSAGSINLAAAGTALFAMRTSSSTLTMMTRAGARLFRTSLFLDDWSAFLRTAHELRTRRGSAEAPAGGPTVISARNISYTYPGTSRPALAAIHLELKKGEVIALVGENGSGKTTLAHLLTGLYLPDQGRVEWDQVDLATAVPESVWRSVAMVPQDYTRWPLTCRENITLGTPREEGDPAVHRAAEEAGAASVVAQLPAGLDTSLARSWWGGHDISGGQWQRIAIARAFHRDAPVLVLDEPTAALDARAEHQVFSRLRELSAGRTALFITHRLANSRVADRVVVLNNGTVAEAGTYEELLHAGGLFAELHALQEGES, encoded by the coding sequence GTGACGACACCCGCACCCGCGACCGGCGCGCCGCCGGTCATGCGCCTCAAAGTAGATCCGCATCACACGACCGCTGCCTCGATCAGCACCTGGGCCATCGCCCGTCGGCTGCCCACCGCCCTGCGGTCGGCGGCCCGCCTGGGCTGGGCTGCCGACCGCAGAGCCCTGATCATGATGGGCTGCGCGCAGATCGCAACCGCACTCCTGGCGGCAGTCGCGCTCGCGGCGACCACCACGGTGGTCCAGCACGCACTCGACATCCTCAACGCGTTCTCCGACGGCCGCCCCGTGAACGCACTGGCGAGCGCGGCCATCCCCTCTTTGGTCATCGTCACCGCCGCGCTCATCGGGCGTTCCCTCACCGATGCGACAGCTCAGGGGGCCGCCGCGCGGCTGGGGCCGAAGGCGGCGCGCGAGGCGGACATCCAGGTTCTCGCCGCCGCAGCCGCCGCCGAACTCTCGGCCTACGAACACCCCGGGTTCGAAGACAGCCTGGATGCGGCCGGACGCGGCGCTGAATCCTGCCAGGAGCTCCTTCAGGACGCTCAGAGCATGGTGTCCGCGCTCGCGCAGATCGCCGCCGCCGCAACGGTCCTCTGCTCTCTTCACCCGGCGCTGCTCGGCCTTCTGGTCCTCGCCGCAGTGCCCCGTGGGATCGCAGCGGTGAAGGCCGCCCGCATCGAACACGCAGCCGCTCACGACACCCTCTCTGACAACCGGCTCCGCTCCACGCTGCGCAGCTACTCCACGACGCGCAGCACGGCCGCGGAGATCCGCGCCTGCGGCATGGGGCCCTTCCTCTCCGAGCGGTACGGGCAGGTGTCCGATCGCCTGGAGAGCGAAGCACTGTCGGCCGCACTGCGCGCCCTGCGGGTCCGCCTCGGCGGGGACGCCGTCTCCAGCCTCGCGATGATCGCCGCATGGGCGATGCTCGGTGTTCTCGTCTCGGCCGGGAGCATCAACCTGGCCGCGGCCGGCACAGCCCTGTTCGCCATGCGTACGTCGAGCAGCACGCTGACGATGATGACGCGCGCCGGGGCCCGGCTGTTCCGCACCAGCCTGTTCCTCGACGACTGGTCCGCGTTCCTGCGCACCGCCCACGAACTGCGAACGCGCCGTGGCTCTGCCGAGGCGCCCGCAGGCGGCCCGACCGTCATCAGCGCCCGGAACATCTCATACACCTACCCGGGCACATCGCGCCCGGCACTCGCGGCCATCCACCTCGAACTGAAGAAGGGCGAAGTCATCGCCCTGGTGGGCGAGAACGGCTCCGGGAAAACAACCCTGGCACATCTCCTGACGGGGCTGTACCTGCCCGATCAGGGGCGGGTGGAATGGGACCAAGTCGACCTTGCCACCGCAGTCCCGGAGAGCGTGTGGCGGTCCGTAGCGATGGTGCCGCAGGACTATACGCGCTGGCCCCTGACCTGCCGAGAGAACATCACCCTGGGCACACCAAGAGAAGAAGGCGACCCGGCTGTGCACCGGGCGGCCGAAGAAGCCGGGGCGGCGAGCGTCGTTGCGCAGCTCCCCGCAGGGCTGGACACGTCCCTGGCCCGATCGTGGTGGGGCGGTCACGACATCTCTGGCGGGCAGTGGCAGCGCATCGCCATCGCCCGAGCCTTTCACCGCGATGCTCCCGTGCTGGTCCTCGATGAGCCGACAGCAGCCCTTGACGCCCGTGCGGAGCACCAAGTTTTTTCCAGGCTTCGAGAGCTGTCAGCCGGCCGCACCGCTCTGTTCATCACGCACCGGCTGGCCAACTCCCGCGTCGCCGATCGCGTTGTGGTGCTGAACAACGGCACGGTCGCGGAGGCCGGTACGTATGAGGAACTTCTCCACGCCGGAGGGCTTTTTGCCGAGCTGCACGCACTTCAGGAAGGCGAGAGTTGA
- a CDS encoding JmjC domain-containing protein encodes MHIASQREMASTIYTRLSSAVVPRRTPGPGMQLIHLPHVFPEQWIASLPIPVEDKPPGQTVALVDGAAFHREVSEEAVTSAYAERPRTRVFESIHARSDGWYSLVALRLAGLVRHRVVATLYESSAGDLNFGAHDDVWDGVIVQLRGAKSWRLWPEPHGQPREVLTRAGDVLLLPRGVKHEVTTPDRSVHLVLAVTDAPLAASA; translated from the coding sequence GTGCATATCGCATCGCAGCGCGAGATGGCCTCCACCATCTACACGCGCCTCAGCTCCGCGGTCGTGCCGCGCCGCACTCCCGGGCCAGGCATGCAGCTCATCCACCTGCCGCACGTCTTCCCCGAGCAGTGGATCGCGTCGTTGCCGATCCCGGTCGAGGACAAACCCCCCGGTCAGACGGTGGCGCTGGTGGACGGAGCCGCCTTTCACCGAGAGGTGAGTGAGGAGGCCGTCACATCTGCCTACGCGGAGCGGCCGAGGACCCGCGTCTTCGAGAGCATCCACGCCCGGTCCGACGGTTGGTACAGCCTGGTCGCGCTGCGCCTGGCGGGCCTGGTCCGCCACCGGGTCGTCGCCACCCTGTACGAGTCGAGTGCCGGAGACCTCAACTTCGGCGCGCATGACGACGTGTGGGACGGGGTGATCGTGCAGCTGCGGGGGGCGAAGTCCTGGCGGCTGTGGCCGGAGCCGCACGGTCAGCCGCGTGAGGTGCTGACCCGGGCCGGCGACGTGCTGCTCCTTCCCCGGGGCGTCAAGCACGAGGTGACGACACCGGACCGCTCGGTGCACTTGGTGCTAGCCGTGACCGACGCACCACTCGCCGCGTCGGCCTGA
- a CDS encoding DUF5999 family protein yields the protein MCQHEPPCPASVRPDREAAEPVARDHVMGWTLLCNGVLCFEDTGEILPNGKIIAPHRPADAIGAAA from the coding sequence ATGTGCCAGCATGAGCCCCCCTGCCCCGCCTCTGTCAGGCCGGATCGCGAAGCGGCCGAACCCGTTGCCCGCGACCACGTCATGGGGTGGACGCTGCTGTGCAATGGCGTCCTGTGCTTCGAGGACACCGGCGAGATCCTGCCAAACGGGAAGATCATCGCCCCGCACCGCCCCGCCGACGCGATCGGAGCAGCAGCGTGA
- a CDS encoding DUF6415 family natural product biosynthesis protein produces MSLTVLAPQANVVSAHRGGPVAARWTPPLDADGLMRLLEAVKAWTPLDVEAIFTDLDTAIGYIVEAGTSEGTAAPEAPTVELVDRLCGHLIRLSDIAGADRKDPPTKVMVVLIERGQSVREEHAPDCQRGVVARARRLAFALSDLVDALIEAQIIREGA; encoded by the coding sequence ATGTCCCTCACTGTTCTGGCCCCGCAGGCCAACGTGGTTTCCGCGCACCGCGGCGGGCCCGTGGCTGCCCGGTGGACACCGCCGCTCGACGCAGACGGCTTGATGCGTCTCCTAGAAGCCGTCAAAGCGTGGACCCCACTCGACGTCGAGGCGATCTTTACCGACTTGGACACGGCCATCGGCTACATCGTGGAGGCAGGCACCTCAGAGGGCACCGCAGCGCCCGAGGCCCCGACGGTGGAGCTGGTCGACCGGCTGTGTGGCCACCTGATCAGGCTCAGCGATATCGCCGGCGCCGACCGGAAGGACCCGCCCACGAAGGTCATGGTGGTGCTCATCGAGCGCGGCCAATCCGTGCGGGAAGAACACGCTCCCGACTGCCAGCGGGGGGTCGTGGCTCGTGCCCGGCGTTTGGCCTTCGCGCTGTCCGACCTGGTCGACGCGCTGATCGAGGCACAGATCATCAGGGAGGGTGCATGA
- a CDS encoding ATP-binding protein, translated as MQLLLDTREQGVSIPAMSRSVGGQLDMTFDVRAEDLGTVRDIVQAHLCLWRIASGSIDLLLIVVNELLTNVIQHTAADGNGARMASLLLQQVPDGVTAIVRDQDRCPLARTASAGLLAEGGRGLMLVRALANDMSVSITPAGKDVWVFIAAPTETERS; from the coding sequence GTGCAACTTCTCCTCGATACACGCGAGCAAGGCGTTTCCATTCCAGCCATGTCCAGAAGCGTGGGCGGCCAACTCGACATGACGTTCGACGTCCGTGCCGAAGATCTGGGCACCGTACGGGACATAGTGCAAGCGCATCTGTGCCTGTGGCGCATCGCCAGCGGAAGCATCGACCTACTGCTGATTGTGGTCAATGAACTGCTGACCAACGTCATTCAGCACACAGCGGCAGATGGCAACGGGGCCCGGATGGCCAGCCTGCTGCTTCAACAGGTTCCTGACGGTGTGACCGCAATCGTTCGTGATCAGGACCGCTGTCCGCTTGCCCGCACGGCCTCTGCAGGCCTGCTCGCCGAAGGGGGCCGCGGCCTGATGCTGGTGCGCGCCCTGGCGAACGACATGTCAGTGTCCATCACCCCGGCCGGCAAAGACGTCTGGGTCTTCATCGCAGCCCCAACTGAAACCGAGCGTTCCTAA
- a CDS encoding helix-turn-helix domain-containing protein, protein MKDLNPGASPQEWFGNELRELRKAAGLSAAALGRLVQVSDDMILAIERGKYPSCRRDVAQRLDAYFETGGFFDRAWPMVFGNPDADKRRADADKRAAGRGEETAQARAGRILGGDEPSPHSGSHEPVNRRSFLQVSGLAAFAPIDLTQAFAPSGLSLPESVSPSQIDQVLAAATAISGMDNKLGGGGIVRDVAGSAMQWSAGLLQVRCAEHLRADLFAAVSRLGIVVGASAFDAYHHDEATKTFKFAADCAEEAGDWHLRAKTYSFLARQAVWIGAPDDGLTYAEKGLVRSDRLTATEQAMLHTARARAFGKMGNVRDTMAAVGAADEAFTRARPSEDPPWMAYYDAAQHNGDTAHALFDLAILAGQDPGRAAGRFNMAVKGHSDSFKRSRAISRTKLAALMMAKGDPRQAALIGHDALDEVGRLTSRRAADDLRQLGHFAARHQKVQEASGLRERITATVPA, encoded by the coding sequence ATGAAAGACCTCAACCCAGGGGCCTCGCCCCAGGAGTGGTTCGGGAACGAGCTGCGCGAGCTACGGAAAGCGGCGGGCTTATCCGCCGCAGCTCTGGGACGGTTAGTCCAGGTCAGCGACGACATGATCTTGGCGATTGAGAGAGGAAAGTACCCGAGCTGTCGCCGTGATGTGGCCCAACGGCTCGACGCCTATTTTGAGACCGGAGGGTTCTTCGACCGCGCTTGGCCGATGGTCTTCGGCAACCCCGATGCCGATAAAAGGCGGGCTGATGCCGATAAGCGCGCAGCGGGTAGGGGGGAAGAAACAGCTCAGGCGCGGGCAGGCCGCATCCTGGGCGGAGACGAACCATCTCCTCACTCCGGGAGCCATGAGCCAGTGAACCGACGCTCGTTCCTCCAAGTCAGCGGCCTAGCCGCCTTCGCCCCCATAGACCTCACGCAAGCCTTCGCCCCGTCTGGCCTCTCGCTCCCCGAGAGCGTCAGCCCCAGTCAGATCGACCAGGTGTTGGCAGCCGCCACCGCCATCAGCGGCATGGACAACAAGCTGGGCGGCGGCGGCATAGTCCGTGACGTGGCCGGCAGCGCGATGCAATGGTCCGCCGGGCTGCTGCAAGTGCGCTGCGCCGAGCACCTACGCGCCGACCTGTTCGCGGCCGTCTCACGGCTCGGTATCGTCGTCGGCGCATCGGCCTTCGACGCCTACCACCACGACGAAGCCACCAAGACGTTCAAGTTCGCAGCCGACTGCGCCGAGGAGGCCGGAGACTGGCACCTGCGTGCCAAGACTTACTCCTTTCTCGCCCGGCAGGCCGTGTGGATCGGCGCGCCAGACGATGGCCTCACCTACGCCGAGAAGGGACTCGTACGGTCCGACCGCCTGACCGCCACGGAACAGGCGATGCTCCACACAGCACGCGCCCGCGCCTTCGGGAAGATGGGCAATGTCCGGGACACCATGGCCGCAGTCGGCGCTGCGGACGAAGCGTTCACGCGTGCCCGCCCATCCGAGGACCCCCCGTGGATGGCCTACTACGACGCAGCGCAGCACAACGGGGACACAGCCCACGCGCTATTCGACCTCGCCATCCTGGCGGGGCAGGACCCAGGTAGGGCAGCAGGCCGGTTCAACATGGCGGTCAAGGGGCACTCGGACTCCTTCAAACGGTCCCGCGCGATCTCCCGTACGAAGCTTGCCGCCCTGATGATGGCGAAAGGCGATCCGCGGCAGGCGGCGCTGATCGGGCACGACGCCTTGGACGAAGTCGGCCGGCTCACGTCCCGACGGGCGGCCGACGATCTTCGGCAGCTCGGGCACTTCGCAGCCAGGCACCAGAAGGTTCAGGAGGCGTCAGGCCTGCGGGAACGGATCACCGCTACGGTCCCAGCATGA
- a CDS encoding phosphotransferase, with protein sequence MTHSADEPDRRTLQQACAAVGLDASAAESVRLAENEIWRLPGQQVIVRIARTGQGGAAAREVRVARWLAREDVPAVRLVDVEQPVEVDGRPVTFWAELPRQEHGSVHDLARLLSRLHSLPVPDIELGYLDPFVRVDERLQAAATIPGNDKEWLRDLHRDLAAAWTERPAGLPDRAVHGDAWPGNFVHTSDGALMMDLERFSIGPPEWDLVSTAVRAKTTAAVTAREYEQFCEAYGYDVTAWEGYRILAGARELRMATYAAQHAASNGEWIRQAQYRIDCLRGRSGPRPWSWKGIL encoded by the coding sequence ATGACCCACTCCGCAGACGAGCCCGATCGGCGAACTCTCCAACAAGCCTGTGCTGCCGTGGGCTTGGATGCCTCGGCAGCCGAATCTGTACGCCTGGCCGAGAACGAAATATGGCGGCTCCCAGGGCAACAGGTGATCGTGCGGATCGCCCGCACCGGCCAGGGCGGTGCGGCGGCCCGTGAGGTGCGCGTAGCACGCTGGCTCGCTCGGGAGGATGTCCCGGCCGTCCGCCTGGTCGACGTGGAGCAACCAGTTGAAGTCGACGGGAGGCCCGTGACGTTCTGGGCGGAACTCCCGCGTCAGGAACACGGGTCGGTTCACGACCTGGCCCGCCTCCTGTCACGACTCCACTCATTGCCCGTGCCAGACATCGAGCTGGGGTACCTCGATCCATTCGTCCGGGTGGACGAGCGGCTGCAAGCCGCCGCGACGATCCCTGGAAACGACAAAGAGTGGCTGCGCGATCTTCACCGTGACCTCGCAGCGGCGTGGACAGAGCGGCCAGCCGGCCTTCCCGACCGGGCTGTGCACGGTGATGCCTGGCCCGGCAACTTCGTCCACACGAGCGACGGGGCTCTGATGATGGATCTGGAGCGTTTCTCTATCGGCCCCCCGGAGTGGGATCTCGTGTCTACCGCCGTACGCGCGAAGACGACCGCGGCAGTCACGGCACGAGAGTACGAGCAGTTCTGTGAGGCCTACGGGTACGACGTCACGGCTTGGGAGGGCTATCGCATCCTCGCAGGTGCCAGGGAACTGCGGATGGCGACTTACGCCGCCCAGCATGCAGCCAGCAACGGGGAGTGGATCAGGCAAGCGCAGTACCGGATCGACTGCCTTCGCGGCCGATCCGGTCCGCGGCCATGGTCGTGGAAAGGCATCCTCTGA
- a CDS encoding NucA/NucB deoxyribonuclease domain-containing protein → MPISAPRKAVVGAALGTLLLTGISAATAQPAPVRDSITVTRAPAVKTIYANTAAAATCRLNTISITRTSMCMDVGARVDLLRNGKPVGSASFDIKHSMTLQTSKLKWAESFTVGKAKLVNAGGIRMSVSVGGGKGVKTAVKFPQGSTLGSAHKGTVGYAASVGKKKQLASPASYRFSFTKPGYSAGGFTYKSAKYRCDDTFWGAKKRTKNPGCVFPSYSPVFSLSRSDAKVKQSATHILDAQRKITGHPGASSPLHRITNEKTISNHRKAMCAKVHNPNPKKYDCDEYPFAASKEGGNPARGSTRIISAGDNRSAGARLGGFYKSQRVLNGDGYYVGIK, encoded by the coding sequence ATGCCCATCAGTGCGCCCAGGAAAGCCGTCGTCGGTGCCGCTCTCGGCACTCTTCTCCTCACCGGCATCAGCGCCGCCACCGCGCAGCCCGCACCGGTGCGGGACAGCATCACGGTCACCCGGGCCCCGGCCGTCAAGACCATCTACGCCAACACCGCGGCTGCCGCGACGTGCCGTCTCAATACCATCAGCATCACCCGCACCAGCATGTGTATGGACGTCGGTGCCCGCGTCGATCTGCTCAGGAACGGCAAGCCGGTCGGCTCCGCCAGCTTCGACATCAAGCACTCGATGACGTTGCAGACCAGCAAGCTGAAGTGGGCGGAGAGCTTCACCGTCGGTAAGGCCAAGCTCGTCAACGCCGGTGGCATCCGTATGAGCGTGTCCGTCGGCGGGGGCAAGGGCGTCAAGACCGCCGTCAAGTTCCCGCAGGGCTCCACCCTCGGCTCCGCCCACAAAGGGACCGTCGGCTACGCCGCCAGCGTCGGGAAGAAGAAGCAGCTCGCCAGCCCGGCCTCCTACCGGTTCTCCTTCACCAAGCCCGGTTACTCGGCAGGCGGCTTCACCTACAAGTCCGCCAAGTACCGGTGCGACGACACGTTCTGGGGCGCCAAGAAGCGCACCAAGAACCCCGGCTGTGTCTTCCCGTCCTACTCCCCCGTCTTCAGCCTCTCGCGCAGCGACGCGAAGGTGAAGCAGTCCGCCACCCACATCCTCGACGCCCAGCGCAAGATCACCGGTCACCCGGGCGCCTCCTCGCCGCTGCACCGCATCACCAACGAGAAGACCATCAGCAACCACCGCAAGGCCATGTGCGCGAAGGTCCACAACCCCAACCCCAAGAAGTACGACTGCGACGAGTACCCCTTCGCTGCCAGCAAGGAGGGCGGCAACCCGGCACGCGGCAGCACCCGCATCATCTCCGCCGGTGACAACCGCAGCGCCGGTGCCCGTCTCGGCGGCTTCTACAAGTCCCAGCGCGTCCTCAACGGCGACGGCTACTACGTCGGCATCAAGTAA
- a CDS encoding helix-turn-helix transcriptional regulator, protein MTERFDADGHVCVYRRMGAHPVRGLWKLKRLTGREREVLLLVGTGAGNRDLARELGIAERTVKAHIARIVEKLDQQTRLQVAVLAVLAHEELCSDPRCECRETGVPPGSVMTAA, encoded by the coding sequence ATGACTGAACGGTTCGATGCGGATGGTCATGTCTGCGTCTACCGCCGGATGGGCGCCCATCCGGTACGGGGTTTATGGAAGCTCAAAAGGCTGACGGGACGCGAGCGAGAAGTGCTCCTTCTCGTGGGCACGGGTGCAGGTAATCGGGATCTCGCGCGGGAGCTGGGGATCGCGGAGCGCACGGTGAAGGCGCACATCGCGCGGATCGTGGAGAAGCTGGACCAGCAGACGCGGCTTCAGGTCGCGGTGCTGGCCGTGCTCGCTCACGAGGAGCTGTGCTCCGATCCGCGGTGCGAGTGCCGTGAGACTGGCGTTCCGCCGGGGTCGGTGATGACGGCCGCCTGA
- a CDS encoding RHS repeat-associated core domain-containing protein, with product MRDVGPAVYVATAQKCGRQVPQDDQASGTAAIQNPHRYVGGTYDRTTGYIKYGQRWYDPTTGRFTTQDALTFLANPANGNRYAYAGDDPINNTDPTGMFDFDSALSTLSSFITVGGGRGHWGLHHRRSLYGRHRMPCGRDSRRRVRRGGRIRGRAS from the coding sequence GTGCGCGACGTAGGCCCCGCGGTCTACGTCGCCACCGCGCAGAAGTGCGGACGCCAGGTCCCCCAGGACGACCAGGCCAGCGGCACCGCAGCCATACAGAACCCCCACCGATACGTCGGCGGCACCTACGACCGCACCACCGGCTACATCAAATACGGCCAGCGCTGGTACGACCCCACCACCGGCCGCTTCACCACACAAGACGCCCTCACCTTCCTCGCCAACCCCGCCAACGGAAACCGCTACGCCTACGCCGGCGACGACCCCATCAACAACACCGACCCCACCGGGATGTTCGACTTCGACAGCGCTCTCAGTACTCTCAGTTCGTTTATCACAGTGGGCGGCGGCCGGGGCCACTGGGGGCTGCATCATCGCCGGAGTCTTTACGGACGGCATCGGATGCCCTGCGGGCGCGATAGCCGGCGCCGGGTACGGCGTGGGGGTCGGATTCGTGGGCGGGCTTCCTAA
- the cutA gene encoding divalent-cation tolerance protein CutA, giving the protein MDPEIVIAQTTSDDEEQAKTLARGAVESKLAAGVHIDAPITAFYWWQGKVEAAQEWRISYMTSSDRLPALEAWLHERHPYDVPQWITLPVTGGSEAYLSWVVDETRPR; this is encoded by the coding sequence ATGGACCCCGAGATCGTGATCGCGCAGACGACGAGTGACGACGAGGAGCAGGCGAAGACCCTCGCCAGAGGCGCTGTTGAGAGCAAACTGGCGGCGGGCGTCCACATTGATGCGCCCATCACCGCCTTCTACTGGTGGCAGGGCAAGGTCGAGGCAGCTCAGGAGTGGCGGATCTCCTACATGACGTCGTCGGATCGCCTCCCCGCGCTGGAGGCATGGCTGCACGAGAGGCACCCGTACGACGTCCCCCAGTGGATTACGCTGCCTGTGACCGGAGGGTCGGAGGCGTACCTGTCCTGGGTCGTCGATGAGACGCGCCCGCGGTAG